A part of Paraliobacillus zengyii genomic DNA contains:
- a CDS encoding DUF456 domain-containing protein has translation MDLIIWLLIIISFILSFVGIIYPIIPSPLVLWIGFLLYYFLINNDLSGFFWLAMIILTIILIVSDIIANSYFVKKYGGSKWGERVAGIGVIVGSFIVPPFGIIIVPFFAVIVVEMLQKRSTEEALRAAIGSLLGFLGGAISKVVIQLVMIGWFFVSVIW, from the coding sequence TTGGATTTGATAATATGGTTACTGATCATTATTAGTTTTATATTAAGTTTTGTCGGTATTATTTATCCAATTATTCCATCTCCACTTGTGTTATGGATTGGATTTTTACTATATTACTTTTTAATAAATAATGATCTATCCGGATTTTTTTGGTTGGCAATGATAATATTGACTATCATTTTGATTGTTTCTGACATAATCGCAAATAGTTATTTTGTCAAAAAATATGGGGGTAGTAAATGGGGAGAACGTGTAGCGGGAATTGGTGTTATTGTAGGTTCCTTTATTGTACCGCCTTTTGGCATTATTATCGTTCCGTTTTTTGCAGTCATTGTAGTTGAAATGCTTCAGAAAAGGTCGACGGAAGAGGCCTTAAGAGCAGCAATTGGTTCGTTGCTAGGATTTTTGGGTGGAGCTATTTCGAAAGTAGTAATACAGCTCGTAATGATTGGTTGGTTCTTTGTTTCCGTTATTTGGTGA
- the thiD gene encoding bifunctional hydroxymethylpyrimidine kinase/phosphomethylpyrimidine kinase: MTIKRVLSIAGSAAQGSAGIQADLKTFQERDVYGMAAITAIVANNSKTNNGIFIHSIEEIEAQYHAAIEHVGVDAIKSGMLFSKEIIERVALLLEEAPTDNIVVDPVMIGKMGSQLLHEDAIVAVREKLIPIAKIITPNLHEAAKLLEVEPIKTVAKMKDAAERLHQLGSRYVLIKGGALDGEAVDVLFDGRSFTSYSQPRINTIHTSGAGCSYSSAIAAELAKGKVVEEAIRLAKDYVHAGITYALSFDRGIGSTYHAALRKYGLPEG, translated from the coding sequence GTGACAATAAAACGTGTTTTATCAATTGCTGGTTCCGCAGCACAAGGAAGTGCTGGTATTCAGGCTGATCTAAAAACGTTTCAAGAACGAGATGTGTATGGAATGGCTGCGATCACTGCAATTGTTGCTAATAATTCTAAGACGAATAATGGAATATTTATTCATTCAATCGAAGAGATAGAAGCGCAATATCATGCTGCTATAGAACATGTTGGGGTGGACGCTATAAAATCAGGTATGCTTTTCTCGAAGGAAATTATTGAACGTGTTGCATTATTACTTGAAGAAGCGCCTACTGATAATATTGTGGTTGATCCAGTTATGATTGGTAAAATGGGATCACAGTTATTACATGAGGATGCGATAGTTGCAGTAAGAGAAAAACTAATTCCAATTGCCAAAATTATTACCCCTAATTTACATGAAGCGGCAAAGTTGTTAGAAGTAGAACCAATTAAAACTGTAGCGAAAATGAAAGACGCTGCAGAAAGATTACATCAGTTAGGATCAAGATATGTTTTGATTAAGGGTGGCGCATTGGATGGTGAAGCCGTCGATGTTTTATTTGATGGAAGAAGTTTTACTTCGTATAGTCAGCCTAGAATAAATACTATTCATACAAGTGGAGCGGGATGTAGTTATTCATCTGCTATTGCAGCGGAGTTAGCTAAAGGGAAAGTGGTAGAAGAAGCAATCAGATTAGCAAAGGATTATGTTCATGCGGGTATTACATATGCGTTATCATTTGATCGAGGAATCGGCTCAACGTATCATGCCGCTTTAAGAAAGTATGGATTACCAGAAGGTTAG
- a CDS encoding ammonium transporter: protein MLKKSALLFFLVLLIASPAYAAPTTESLQLSVDLVWVMLAAILVFFMHAGFAMVESGFTRSKNSLNIIMKNFLTISIAAILFFLVGYGIMFGTSLGTFIGSDGFLLSGVDDIGFFVFQAMFVATCATIISGAVAERMKLGSYIWIVIAMTAFVYPVVGHWIWQGDGWLTALGFSDFAGSTVVHLTGAVGALTVVLFLGARKGKYVGKKINVIPGHNIPMGALGVFILWLGWFGFNGGSTLAADPSLVPMVIGTTLLSTSAALVASAAYSKLRFNRVDASLSLNGVLAGLVGITAGCAEISLGGSIIVGLISGVILVEAITFLDTKLRIDDPVGAISVHGICGIWGTLAIGFFSTNTGLFYGNGISQLGIQAVGVVAVIAWTMVVVGLFTFILTRFSSIRVSEEEEISGLDFAEHGSSAYAFKDTLLTSEPSPLHGEFGLADRLNSLPESQKTS from the coding sequence ATGCTTAAGAAAAGTGCACTTTTATTTTTTCTAGTTTTACTTATCGCATCACCTGCATACGCAGCGCCAACAACAGAGTCTTTACAACTATCTGTTGACCTTGTTTGGGTGATGTTAGCAGCAATCTTGGTATTCTTTATGCATGCTGGATTTGCAATGGTAGAGTCAGGATTTACAAGATCTAAAAACTCTCTAAATATCATCATGAAAAACTTCTTAACAATTAGTATCGCAGCTATTCTATTCTTCTTAGTAGGTTATGGAATTATGTTCGGTACTTCTCTTGGAACATTTATTGGTTCAGATGGCTTTTTACTTAGTGGCGTTGACGACATTGGATTCTTTGTTTTCCAAGCAATGTTTGTAGCAACTTGTGCGACAATTATATCTGGTGCAGTTGCAGAACGCATGAAACTTGGCAGCTACATTTGGATTGTTATTGCAATGACAGCATTTGTTTATCCTGTTGTAGGTCATTGGATTTGGCAAGGCGATGGTTGGTTAACAGCATTAGGATTTAGTGATTTCGCTGGATCTACTGTTGTTCACTTAACAGGTGCAGTTGGTGCATTAACAGTTGTTTTATTCCTTGGTGCTCGTAAAGGGAAATATGTTGGTAAGAAGATCAACGTTATTCCTGGTCACAATATTCCAATGGGTGCATTAGGTGTGTTTATTCTATGGTTAGGTTGGTTTGGTTTCAATGGTGGTAGTACATTAGCAGCTGACCCTAGTTTAGTTCCAATGGTTATTGGTACTACTTTACTATCAACATCTGCTGCGTTAGTAGCATCTGCAGCATATTCTAAATTACGTTTCAATCGTGTTGATGCATCACTTTCACTTAATGGTGTATTAGCAGGTCTAGTTGGTATTACTGCTGGTTGTGCTGAAATTTCATTAGGTGGTTCTATCATCGTTGGTTTAATCTCTGGCGTAATTTTAGTTGAAGCTATTACATTCCTTGATACAAAACTTAGAATTGATGATCCAGTTGGTGCCATTTCTGTACACGGAATTTGTGGTATCTGGGGTACATTAGCTATCGGATTCTTCTCTACAAATACTGGTTTATTCTATGGCAATGGTATCTCGCAATTAGGTATTCAAGCTGTTGGGGTTGTCGCAGTAATTGCTTGGACAATGGTAGTAGTTGGTCTATTCACTTTCATCCTTACTCGTTTCTCTTCTATTCGTGTATCAGAAGAAGAAGAAATCTCTGGTCTGGATTTCGCAGAGCACGGATCTAGTGCATATGCATTCAAAGACACATTATTAACTTCTGAACCTTCTCCATTACATGGTGAATTTGGTTTAGCAGATCGTTTGAATAGCTTACCTGAAAGTCAAAAAACATCTTAA